The Drosophila gunungcola strain Sukarami chromosome 3L unlocalized genomic scaffold, Dgunungcola_SK_2 000003F, whole genome shotgun sequence genome contains a region encoding:
- the LOC128258727 gene encoding tetratricopeptide repeat protein 28, with amino-acid sequence MTNYENLINLPLNFNANNHASNNENNAKIAIGGEQLLNKMSQRDFSENEPECTPELPAANRALFLEKVRQSNAACQSGDFATAVLLYTDALQLDPGNHILYSNRSAALLKQGQFAAALQDATQARDLCPQWPKAYFRQGVALQCLGRYGEALASFASGLSQEPTNKQLMGGLVEASLKSPLRTALEPTLQQLRTMQLQESPFVVSSVVGQELLQAAQYPAAVSVLEAALRIGSCSLKLRGSVFSALSSAHWALNQLDQAIGYMQQDLAVAKSLGDTAGECRAHGNLGSAYFSQGAHKEALTAHRYQLVLAMKCKDTQAAAAALTSLGHVYTASGDYPNALASHKQCVQLFKQLGDRLQEAREIGNVGAVYLALGECEAALDCHSQHLRLARKLHDQVEEARAYSNLGSAHHQRRQFTQAAACHEQVLRIAQALGDRSMEAAAYAGLGHAARCAGDASASKRFHERQLAMALSARDKLGEGRACSNLGIVYQMLGSHDAALKLHQAHLGIARSLGDRTGMGRAYGNMARMAHMAGSYEAAVKYHKQELAINQAVHDRSAEAATHGNLAVAYQALGAHDAALTHYRAHLATARSLKDTAGEACALLNLGNCLSGRQEYEEAVPHYESYLMLAQELGDVAAEGKACHLLGYAHFCLGNYRAAVRYYDQDLALAKDAQHRPNMGRAYCNLGLAHLALGHTAAALECQQLFLAVAHATNQLPAKFRALGNIGDILIRTGSHEEAIKLYQRQLALARAAGDRSMEAAACGALGLAHRLMRRWDKALGHHTQELTLRQELGDLSGECRAHGHLGAVHMALCSWTNAVKCYQEQLERAQEQRDAAVEAQAHGNLGIARLNMAHYEAAIGCLEAQLGTLERVSLPSTQADRARALGHLGDCYAALGDYEEALKCHDRQLQLALGLTSHRDQERAYRGLGQARRALGQLPAALVCLEKRLVVAHELHSAEIKALAYGDLGHVHAALGNHTQALNCLEHQRELAQGLQDRALESDAMCALGQVQQRMGQHAEALELHRQDLQICTELSAPALQARALSNLGSVHESLGEQAEALKCYERQLELSSDRLAKALACLALGRVHHQLEQHNQAVDYLRQGLASAQSMGKSEEEAKIRHQLGLALRSSGDAEGAHLQLETAAQLLESVRHEQRSPETRLALYDLQTSCYHLLQLLLVALNRNEDALVAAERCKARGGADAVSGESSKVPLADSEAIQETVNRGRMPVLYYSLAGEQLFAWLLKPQVGIVRFHAARIDAHSLQLPLSLSEEEEELEMERELQLEREQEENEGEDQRKSQQADGLLERYVNLVRDNLGVNSQSILYEGDGSGWRASTEQLLEDLPGAGGAGGGGFLRMVSRNQLLNSSNYSLSSLFSVGSVGGSVASLQGSMRSVGSRSSRRAPALPAWHGPSCLHTLYNLLLAPFDDLLPAGGANASRQGRRELILVLDSSLYLVPFAILRAAREDGEYLSERCAILTAPSLQSLRSRPRSRRDRARPPKALVVGGPRIPSTLAERWGWAAAESPAALQEAAMVADMLQATALAGSNATKESVLAELPSAECVHFAANISWQSGAVVLSPGDVVTAEQQEQKEPHEPQLADFTLAAGELRQLRLSARLVVLSSYHSVEPITGAGVAQLAGSWLLAGAGAVLISLWPVPETAAKILLRAFYSALLQGARAARALAEAMQTVQHTKHFAHPANWAGFLLVGSNVRLSNKVALRHALCELLRTPERCRDALRVCLHLVEKSLQRIHRGQKNAMYTTQQSIENKAGPVAGWKDLLMAVGFRIEPAANGIPSSVFFPQADPEEQLAQCSASLQALLALTPATLQALAKLVHVNSAEHAEDIIAVVRNILAQFPGSNPPGSGSSSIKTDVMAETCFIEMPLSVRLWRVAGCHELLASVGFDLTEVGADQVVLRTGKQANRRQCQFVLQALLALFDTREAPKNLGLDPDSEHSSSCESLAETELDAPPVPPVASSTPSVNGATKAPLPLHPRSAFISYVRRRGEPDGGRTEAIGGAGGAGGGLDSSLANTTDSEHSLSDGYATQPGFGLSNPRLGYASMRAPVRVSRPGGGGESDAAFTPSPPVTDPSLSLALAHQTRIRSLYSQTSSVATAPPAAPTMSRRPDSSSSASSTTDWEGSGHATVLRRGVSAAMPQQPPPLPPPRPPTYHNLGVGAGGRSKPKIKLGSAQSSLAARVNKEHALFMDRLSVRTELSAPGGGNANAMSNGSATRKPLALPEEEEVSNVVFNPSSLYFSQSDADLLNEAKQEESPPASKSNGKCLQDSMMRHMNRELTPSLSELYHERNLGLGLAPPLSKLLLSTNYEEQEVVSMGEGCPQSGAGLKTLVDAVSELELSGSSSGATIPTVVVVGGGGNEVEGSSSTAPTVEATCPICGDPADVICRCKAATIQKKSILKPWLSNVPDSSLVQASELTTADILERRLEIHTAGAPYSVDLCRRDEGDGRSVADSQCSSNYKRVLASATGKAVSLVGIGNGIEAEPQSATSGATCSSARLV; translated from the exons AACGAGCCGGAATGCACGCCGGAGTTGCCCGCCGCGAACCGCGCTCTCTTCCTGGAGAAGGTGCGTCAGTCGAATGCCGCCTGCCAGAGTGGCGACTTTGCCACAGCGGTGCTGCTCTACACGGATGCCCTGCAGCTGGACCCGGGTAACCACATCCTCTACAGCAATCGATCGGCGGCCCTGCTGAAACAGGGTCAGTTTGCAGCCGCCTTGCAGGATGCGACGCAGGCGCGCGACCTGTGTCCCCAGTGGCCGAAGGCTTACTTCCGCCAGGGCGTGGCGCTCCAGTGCCTGGGTCGATATGGCGAGGCCCTGGCCTCCTTTGCCTCCGGCCTGTCCCAGGAGCCGACCAACAAGCAGTTGATGGGTGGCCTGGTGGAGGCCTCCCTGAAGAGTCCCCTGCGCACGGCACTGGAGCCCACGTTGCAGCAGCTGCGCACCATGCAGCTGCAGGAGTCGCCGTTTGTAGTCAGTTCGGTGGTGGGTCAGGAGCTCCTCCAGGCGGCCCAGTATCCGGCGGCGGTGTCCGTTCTGGAGGCAGCGCTCCGGATCGGCAGCTGCTCGTTGAAGTTGAGGGGTTCCGTGTTCAGTGCCTTGAGTTCCGCCCATTGGGCCTTGAATCAATTGGACCAGGCCATTGGCTACATGCAGCAGGATCTGGCGGTGGCCAAATCCTTGGGCGACACGGCTGGTGAGTGCCGGGCACATGGAAACCTCGGCTCGGCTTACTTCAGTCAAGGGGCCCACAAGGAGGCGCTCACTGCGCATCGCTATCAACTGGTGCTGGCCATGAAGTGCAAGGATACTCAGGCGGCAGCGGCCGCGTTGACCTCACTGGGCCACGTGTACACGGCCAGCGGGGATTACCCCAATGCCCTGGCCTCCCACAAGCAATGTGTGCAGCTGTTCAAGCAACTGGGAGATCGATTGCAGGAGGCCCGCGAGATTGGCAACGTGGGAGCGGTTTATCTGGCCCTGGGCGAATGTGAAGCCGCCTTGGACTGCCATTCGCAGCACTTAAGACTGGCGCGCAAGTTGCACGACCAGGTGGAGGAGGCCCGGGCGTACTCCAATCTGGGATCAGCCCACCACCAGCGGCGGCAATTCACCCAGGCGGCGGCCTGTCACGAGCAGGTGCTCCGGATCGCCCAGGCTCTGGGGGATCGGTCCATGGAGGCGGCCGCCTATGCGGGATTGGGTCATGCGGCGCGGTGTGCCGGCGATGCCAGCGCCTCGAAGAGATTCCACGAGCGTCAGTTGGCCATGGCGCTGTCGGCCCGGGACAAACTGGGCGAGGGCAGGGCCTGCTCCAATCTGGGCATTGTCTATCAGATGCTGGGCTCCCACGATGCGGCGCTGAAGCTGCACCAGGCCCACCTGGGCATTGCCCGCTCCCTGGGCGATCGCACGGGCATGGGCAGGGCGTATGGTAACATGGCCAGGATGGCCCACATGGCCGGATCCTATGAGGCGGCGGTTAAGTACCACAAGCAGGAGCTGGCCATCAATCAGGCGGTGCACGACCGCAGTGCCGAGGCGGCCACGCATGGCAACCTGGCGGTGGCCTATCAGGCTTTGGGTGCCCATGATGCGGCCTTGACCCACTACCGGGCGCACCTGGCCACAGCCAGATCGCTGAAGGACACCGCTGGCGAGGCCTGTGCCCTGCTCAATCTGGGCAACTGCCTCAGCGGACGGCAGGAGTACGAGGAGGCGGTGCCGCACTACGAGAGCTACCTGATGCTGGCCCAGGAGTTGGGCGATGTGGCCGCCGAGGGCAAGGCGTGCCACCTGCTCGGCTACGCCCACTTCTGTCTGGGCAACTACCGCGCCGCCGTGCGCTACTACGACCAGGATCTGGCCCTGGCCAAGGATGCCCAGCATCGACCCAACATGGGACGGGCCTACTGCAATCTGGGACTGGCTCATCTGGCGCTGGGACACACTGCCGCCGCCCTGGAGTGCCAGCAGTTGTTCCTGGCCGTGGCCCATGCCACCAACCAGCTTCCCGCCAAGTTCAGAGCCTTGGGAAACATTGGAGATATCCTCATAAGAACAGGATCACATGAG GAGGCCATCAAGTTGTACCAACGTCAGTTGGCTTTGGCCCGAGCCGCCGGAGATCGTTCGATGGAGGCGGCTGCCTGTGGAGCTCTGGGATTGGCCCATCGACTGATGCGCCGGTGGGACAAGGCGTTGGGTCATCACACCCAGGAGTTGACACTGCGCCAGGAGCTGGGGGACTTGTCCGGCGAGTGTCGCGCCCATGGACACTTGGGAGCCGTTCACATGGCCCTATGCAGCTGGACCAATGCAGTGAAGTGCTACCAGGAGCAGCTGGAGCGGGCTCAGGAGCAGCGGGACGCTGCAGTGGAGGCCCAAGCGCATGGAAACCTGGGCATTGCTCGTCTTAACATGGCCCACTACGAGGCGGCCATTGGTTGCCTAGAGGCGCAACTGGGAACTCTGGAGCGTGTGTCTCTGCCCTCCACGCAAGCGGATCGTGCTCGAGCCCTGGGCCATTTGGGAGATTGCTATGCCGCCCTGGGGGACTACGAGGAGGCGTTGAAGTGTCACGATCGGCAGCTTCAACTGGCCTTGGGCCTGACCAGCCATCGGGATCAGGAGCGCGCCTATCGAGGATTGGGCCAGGCACGCAGGGCACTGGGGCAGCTGCCGGCCGCTCTGGTTTGCCTCGAGAAGCGTCTGGTGGTGGCCCACGAGCTGCACAGTGCGGAGATCAAGGCACTGGCCTACGGTGACCTGGGCCATGTCCATGCCGCCCTGGGTAACCACACGCAGGCGCTGAACTGCCTGGAACATCAACGGGAACTGGCTCAGGGTCTGCAGGATCGCGCCCTGGAATCGGATGCTATGTGTGCCCTCGGTCAGGTGCAGCAGCGAATGGGTCAGCACGCGGAGGCACTAGAGCTGCATCGACAGGATCTGCAGATTTGCACGGAGCTATCCGCTCCCGCCTTGCAGGCTCGTGCCCTAAGCAACCTGGGATCTGTCCACGAATCGCTGGGAGAGCAGGCCGAAGCTCTCAAGTGCTACGAGCGGCAATTGGAACTCAGCTCGGATCGTTTGGCCAAGGCGCTGGCGTGTTTGGCCCTCGGAAGGGTTCACCATCAGCTGGAGCAGCACAATCAGGCGGTGGACTATTTGCGGCAGGGATTGGCAAGTGCCCAGTCCATGGGAAAGTCGGAGGAGGAGGCCAAGATAAGACATCAACTAG GTCTTGCCCTTCGCTCCTCTGGCGATGCCGAAGGAGCCCACCTCCAACTGGAGACCGCCGCCCAGTTGCTGGAGTCCGTGCGCCACGAACAGCGAAGTCCGGAGACGCGACTGGCCCTCTACGATCTGCAGACCAGCTGTTACCACCTGCTGCAGCTTCTTTTGGTGGCACTCAATCGCAACGAGGACGCCCTGGTGGCCGCCGAACGGTGCAAGGCTCGTGGCGGAGCAGACGCCGTGAGCGGGGAGAGCTCTAAGGTTCCGCTGGCCGACAGCGAGGCCATTCAGGAGACGGTCAACCGGGGAAGGATGCCCGTGCTCTACTACAGCTTGGCTGGGGAGCAGCTCTTCGCCTGGTTACTCAAACCACAGGTTGGAATCGTGCGCTTTCATGCCGCTCGCATCGATGCCCATAGCCTGCAGCTTCCGTTGTCCCTCAgcgaagaggaggaggaacTGGAGATGGAGAGGGAGCTGCAACTGGAGCGGGAACAAGAAGAAAATGAGGGTGAGGATCAGCGGAAATCCCAGCAGGCCGATGGCCTGCTTGAGCGCTATGTGAACTTGGTGCGCGACAACCTGGGTGTCAACTCGCAGAGCATCCTTTACGAGGGTGACGGAAGTGGCTGGCGAGCCAGCACGGAGCAATTGCTGGAGGATCTGCCCGGAGCTGGAGGGGCTGGCGGAGGCGGTTTCCTGCGCATGGTGAGCCGCAATCAACTGCTCAACTCTTCGAACTACTCCCTCAGCTCGCTGTTCTCCGTGGGATCGGTTGGTGGCTCCGTGGCCAGTCTCCAGGGTTCCATGCGATCCGTGGGCAGTCGCAGCTCACGGAGAGCTCCGGCCTTGCCCGCCTGGCATGGACCCTCCTGCCTGCACACCCTGTACAATCTTCTGCTGGCTCCATTCGATGATCTACTGCCCGCGGGAGGAGCAAATGCCAGCCGACAGGGCAGACGAGAGTTGATCCTGGTGCTGGATAGCTCGCTCTACCTGGTTCCCTTTGCCATTTTGAGGGCGGCTCGAGAGGATGGGGAATATCTGTCCGAGCGGTGTGCCATCCTGACCGCCCCGTCACTGCAATCTTTGCGTAGTCGTCCCCGAAGTAGACGAGATCGAGCTCGTCCACCCAAAGCTCTGGTGGTGGGCGGTCCTCGGATTCCATCCACCCTGGCGGAACGTTGGGGCTGGGCTGCAGCTGAATCTCCGGCAGCTCTGCAGGAGGCCGCCATGGTGGCCGATATGCTGCAGGCCACCGCCCTGGCTGGCTCCAATGCCACCAAGGAGTCCGTTCTGGCCGAATTGCCCTCCGCCGAGTGCGTCCACTTTGCGGCCAATATCAGCTGGCAATCGGGTGCCGTCGTCCTGAGTCCCGGCGATGTGGTCACCGCCGAACAGCAGGAGCAAAAGGAACCACATGAGCCCCAATTGGCGGACTTCACCCTGGCCGCCGGTGAACTGCGTCAGCTGCGTCTCAGTGCCCGTCTGGTGGTGCTGAGCTCCTATCACTCCGTGGAACCCATCACCGGAGCCGGAGTGGCCCAACTGGCCGGCAGTTGGCTTCTAGCTGGAGCCGGAGCAGTGCTCATTTCGCTATGGCCAGTTCCGGAAACGGCGGCCAAGATACTGCTGCGCGCCTTCTACTCCGCCTTGTTGCAAGGTGCCCGAGCAGCCCG CGCCTTGGCCGAAGCCATGCAAACGGTGCAGCACACCAAGCACTTTGCCCATCCGGCCAACTGGGCTGGCTTCCTGTTGGTGGGCAGCAATGTCAGGCTGTCGAACAAGGTGGCCCTGCGCCATGCCCTTTGCGAACTCCTGCGGACTCCGGAGCGCTGTCGGGATGCACTCCGCGTTTGCCTGCATCTGGTGGAGAAGAGTCTGCAGCGGATTCATCGCGGCCAAAAGAACGCCATGTACACCACTCAGCAAAGTATTGAGAATAAGGCGGGCCCGGTGGCTGGCTGGAAGGATCTGCTAATGGCTGTGGGCTTCCGCATCGAGCCGGCTGCCAATGGGATTCCGTCCAGCGTCTTCTTCCCCCAGGCGGATCCCGAGGAGCAACTGGCCCAGTGCTCGGCCAGTCTCCAGGCCCTGCTCGCCCTGACCCCGGCCACCCTGCAGGCGCTGGCCAAGTTGGTCCATGTGAACAGTGCCGAGCatgcagaggatattatagCCGTGGTACGGAATATCCTGGCCCAGTTTCCGGGCTCAAATCCTCCCGGCTCCGGTTCGAGCTCCATCAAAACGGATGTGATGGCCGAGACCTGCTTCATCGAGATGCCATTGAGTGTAAGACTGTGGCGCGTGGCTGGATGCCATGAGCTGCTCGCCTCCGTGGGCTTCGATTTGACAGAGGTGGGTGCGGATCAGGTGGTCCTGCGCACGGGAAAACAGGCCAATCGACGGCAGTGCCAATTTGTGCTCCAGGCCCTGCTCGCTTTGTTTG ACACCCGCGAGGCTCCCAAGAATCTGGGCCTGGATCCCGACTCGGagcacagcagcagctgcgAGTCCCTGGCCGAAACGGAATTGGATGCCCCACCAGTTCCGCCCGTGGCCAGCAGCACGCCCTCCGTGAACGGGGCCACCAAGGCGCCACTTCCGTTGCATCCACGCAGCGCCTTCATCTCGTATGTGCGACGTCGCGGCGAGCCGGATGGCGGGCGAACTGAAGCCATCGGTGGAGCAGGGGGCGCCGGCGGCGGCTTGGATTCCAGTCTGGCCAACACCACTGACAGCGAGCATTCCCTGTCCGATGGCTATGCCACTCAGCCGGGCTTTGGTCTGTCCAATCCCCGACTGGGCTATGCTAGCATGCGGGCTCCGGTGAGGGTTTCCCGACCTGGAGGTGGCGGCGAGAGCGATGCCGCCTTCACACCGAGTCCACCCGTGACCGATCCCAGCTTGTCCCTGGCACTGGCTCATCAGACGCGCATCCGAAGTCTGTACTCGCAGACCAGTTCGGTGGCTACAGCTCCTCCAGCGGCGCCAACCATGAGCAGGAGGCCTGATAGCTCCAGTTCGGCGAGCAGCACCACGGATTGGGAGGGATCCGGTCATGCGACCGTCTTGAGACGTGGAGTAAGTGCGGCAATGCCGCAACAGCCGCCACCACTGCCACCGCCACGGCCACCAACGTATCACAATCTGGGCGTGGGCGCTGGTGGACGTAGCAAACCCAAGATCAAATTGGGCAGTGCCCAAAGTTCTCTGGCAGCACGGGTTAACAAGGAGCATGCTCTGTTCATGGACAGGCTGAGTGTACGAACGGAGCTAAGTGCACCGGGAGGAGGTAACGCTAATGCCATGAGCAATGGATCAGCCACAAGGAAACCACTGGCCCTgcccgaggaggaggaggtctCCAATGTGGTCTTCAATCCATCCAGCTTGTACTTCTCCCAATCGGACGCCGATCTCCTAAACGAAGCCAAGCAGGAGGAATCTCCGCCAGCTTCGAAGTCCAATGGCAAGTGCCTGCAGGACAGCATGATGCGGCACATGAACCGCGAGCTGACACCCAGCCTCTCAGAGCTGTATCATGAACGTAAtctgggcttgggcttggctCCACCGCTGTCCAAGCTTCTGTTGAGTACCAACTACGAAGAGCAGGAGGTGGTCTCCATGGGCGAGGGCTGCCCACAATCGGGTGCTGGCCTCAAAACTCTAGTGGATGCCGTCAGCGAACTGGAGCTAAGTGGCAGTTCATCGGGGGCCACCATACCCACGGTGGTGGTAGTGGGTGGCGGAGGCAATGAAGTGGAGGGCTCATCATCCACCGCTCCCACCGTTGAAGCCACCTGCCCCATTTGTGGTGATCCCGCTGACGTCATCTGCCGCTGCAAGGCAGCCACCATTCAGAAGAAGAGCATCCTCAAGCCCTGGCTGAGCAATGTGCCGGACAGCAGTTTGGTGCAGGCCAGTGAGCTGACCACGGCGGACATTTTGGAGCGACGCCTGGAGATTCACACGGCCGGAGCTCCCTACTCCGTTGATCTTTGTCGGCGGGATGAGGGCGATGGACGATCGGTGGCGGATTCGCAATGCAGCAGCAACTACAAGCGAGTCCTGGCCAGCGCCACCGGAAAAGCAGTTAGTCTGGTGGGGATTGGCAATGGAATCGAAGCGGAACCCCAGAGTGCCACTTCCGGGGCCACCTGCTCATCTGCCCGCCTTGTCTAG